A window of the Polaribacter sp. HaHaR_3_91 genome harbors these coding sequences:
- the msrB gene encoding peptide-methionine (R)-S-oxide reductase MsrB: MLTWKEIINFSVKGNPTPDKRVEKSEKEWRAQLTAEQFRITRQKGTERPHTGDLCSIYDEGQYNCVCCNTPLFDSTIKFDSSSGWPSFTQPIKENAIKYHKDVSFGMVRVEVMCNTCDGHLGHVFPDGPEPSGLRYCINSESMVIDKK; the protein is encoded by the coding sequence ATGCTTACTTGGAAAGAAATTATCAACTTTAGTGTAAAAGGAAATCCGACTCCAGATAAAAGAGTAGAGAAATCCGAAAAAGAATGGAGAGCTCAATTAACTGCAGAACAATTTAGAATTACAAGACAAAAAGGTACAGAAAGACCACATACAGGCGATTTGTGTAGTATTTATGATGAAGGCCAGTACAACTGTGTTTGTTGTAACACGCCGTTATTCGACTCTACCATAAAATTCGATTCTAGTTCTGGATGGCCAAGTTTTACGCAACCTATTAAAGAAAATGCCATAAAATATCATAAAGATGTTTCTTTTGGTATGGTTCGGGTTGAAGTGATGTGCAATACTTGCGATGGACATTTAGGACACGTTTTTCCTGATGGACCAGAACCAAGCGGATTACGTTATTGTATAAACTCTGAATCGATGGTTATTGATAAAAAATAA
- the msrA gene encoding peptide-methionine (S)-S-oxide reductase MsrA — protein MNINLQVATLGGGCFWCTEAVFQEVKGVEKVVSGYAGGNVPGEPTYREICSGLTGHAEVIQITYDANVISYEDILVIFMTTHDPTTLNQQGADRGTQYRSVVFYHDENQQKIASEVLKQIQDYYNDKIVTELSALPIFYKATEEHQNYYRENTQQGYCSFVIEPKLAKLRKLHADKLN, from the coding sequence ATGAATATAAATTTACAAGTTGCTACTTTAGGAGGTGGCTGTTTTTGGTGTACAGAAGCTGTGTTTCAAGAAGTAAAAGGTGTAGAAAAAGTAGTTTCTGGTTATGCAGGTGGTAACGTTCCTGGAGAACCAACCTACAGAGAAATTTGCTCTGGCTTAACAGGTCATGCAGAAGTAATTCAAATAACGTATGATGCAAATGTAATTTCGTATGAAGATATTTTAGTTATTTTTATGACAACGCACGATCCTACAACCTTAAATCAACAAGGAGCAGATAGAGGAACTCAATATAGATCTGTGGTTTTTTATCATGATGAAAATCAACAAAAAATAGCTTCGGAAGTTTTAAAACAGATTCAAGATTATTATAATGACAAGATAGTAACTGAGTTAAGTGCTTTACCTATTTTTTATAAAGCAACGGAAGAACATCAAAATTATTATAGAGAAAATACACAACAAGGGTATTGTAGTTTTGTTATTGAGCCAAAATTAGCTAAATTGAGAAAATTACATGCAGATAAATTAAACTAA
- a CDS encoding Pycsar system effector family protein → MNTLVLDAEKYVFNLLNKELDAVYVYHNITHTQDVVAYATELAENLNIDAISKENLQLAALFHDTGFIEDAKNHESESVKIANNFLNENNVDAGRIAVISKLILATKMGNQSDNELEQIIMDADCAHLGSKNFENKLELLRKEWESTENKKFSDTEWIEINIEFLTKGHNYYTAYALKKWSKGKDKNISKLLKNQHKIKENLAKFKQKEEALEIKQNKSEVPERGVETMFRVALKNHMTLSNIADTKANILLSVNAIIVSLAMSNLIPKLDKPSNSFLIIPTVIFVVFTVASIILSILATRPNVTEGKFTKVDVANKKVNLLFFGNFHQMKLPDFEWGIQEMMQDRDYLYGSLTKDLYFLGLVLNRKYKILRITYTVFMIGIIVSVLAFAISFYSLEIAV, encoded by the coding sequence ATGAACACATTAGTTTTAGATGCAGAAAAATATGTTTTTAATTTATTAAATAAGGAGTTAGATGCTGTTTATGTATATCATAATATAACACATACACAAGATGTGGTTGCTTATGCTACAGAACTTGCAGAAAACTTAAATATAGATGCAATTTCTAAAGAAAATTTACAGCTCGCAGCCTTGTTTCATGACACCGGATTTATAGAAGATGCAAAAAATCATGAATCTGAAAGTGTAAAAATAGCTAACAATTTTTTAAATGAAAATAATGTTGATGCTGGAAGAATAGCGGTAATCTCTAAATTGATTTTAGCGACTAAAATGGGAAATCAATCTGATAATGAATTAGAGCAGATTATAATGGATGCAGATTGTGCGCATTTAGGAAGTAAAAACTTTGAGAACAAGTTAGAATTATTAAGAAAAGAATGGGAAAGTACAGAGAATAAAAAGTTTTCTGATACAGAATGGATTGAGATTAATATAGAGTTTTTAACTAAAGGTCATAATTATTATACTGCTTATGCTTTAAAAAAATGGAGCAAAGGAAAAGACAAGAATATCTCTAAATTATTGAAAAATCAACATAAAATAAAAGAAAATTTAGCAAAGTTTAAGCAGAAAGAAGAAGCTCTAGAAATTAAACAAAATAAAAGTGAAGTTCCAGAAAGAGGCGTAGAAACCATGTTTAGGGTTGCTTTAAAAAATCACATGACGTTAAGTAATATTGCAGATACAAAAGCCAATATTTTACTTTCTGTAAATGCTATTATCGTTTCTTTAGCAATGTCTAATTTAATACCAAAATTAGACAAACCATCTAATAGTTTCTTAATAATACCTACTGTAATATTTGTTGTTTTTACAGTTGCTTCTATCATATTATCCATTTTAGCGACAAGACCAAATGTTACCGAAGGAAAATTCACAAAGGTAGATGTTGCTAATAAAAAAGTGAATTTATTATTTTTTGGAAATTTTCATCAAATGAAATTACCAGATTTTGAATGGGGAATTCAAGAGATGATGCAAGATAGAGATTATTTGTATGGTTCTTTAACCAAAGATCTGTATTTTTTAGGCTTGGTTTTAAATAGAAAATATAAAATATTAAGAATTACGTATACCGTTTTTATGATTGGTATTATTGTAAGTGTATTGGCTTTTGCAATTTCTTTTTATAGTTTAGAAATAGCTGTTTAA
- a CDS encoding GAF domain-containing protein, whose protein sequence is MKIIESKLVAETDLPLQLNVSFNKVFDLFKKYADMEYAKHPYHSSAKKMVQLINKHPELNDGFSDYSLLDKYKEQIDLLLNPLFPEPLLLNEIKAASIPFSFTSFKFTNRFENILKNAGENYELNVRNFEEDSMYIMACTFILSFVHGFNVDLKRPFYFDIPDNTTGTMKYYRTTFNGDFSDITATENAPKLTEKDFKELLNNFDNIALWKEKFPPNSYIFRGFGLISLFDVTSEEMLSSIKANLLKGGQNLIPKLQSNLRDFYSIRDLKLGYSIFDNVNTKICETQVNKSNSLILNHGIEINCDSSYFCNTIMQKVFKDHETFIISDVADYGVKTGNNLFSKNLQENNIQSIILIPIKATNNGDLALLEIASPRAYDLNSVNINKLKDIIPVFEAAVKRTSEERQNILEATIQENYTSIHSSVKWRFYEAAEKYHTTRQTNTNAKLDEIVFNDVYPLFGQSDIKGSSVARNKAIQEDLTTQLTLAITVLKDACKTEKLPIYNELMFRVTSYLNDVKEGLNAGDEINILDFLNREIYPVFNHINKISTELSQKVSVYMKRLDKNLNVVYEKRKEYENSVTLLNDKLAQFLDNKQKQAQEMFPHYFERYKTDGVEYNMYIGQAITKKKKFDDLYLYNLRLWQLQTTYEMENLAFYERKNMQHDLQVASLILVHSNAMAIKFRMDEKQFDVDGAYNIRYEIIKKRIDKANIKGTDERLTVPGKIAIVYSQDKDALEYIKYINYLQSKNQLGKIEFLELEDLQGASGLKALRVEVIYQTSFDENKTITFNDLIKEIEA, encoded by the coding sequence ACCATTACAACTAAACGTATCTTTTAACAAGGTTTTTGACTTGTTTAAAAAGTATGCGGATATGGAGTATGCAAAACATCCATACCATAGTTCTGCTAAAAAAATGGTACAATTAATTAACAAGCATCCAGAATTAAATGATGGTTTTTCTGATTATTCTTTATTAGATAAATATAAAGAACAGATAGATCTATTACTAAACCCTTTATTTCCAGAACCTTTATTATTAAACGAAATAAAAGCAGCAAGTATCCCTTTCTCTTTTACTTCTTTTAAATTTACAAATCGTTTTGAAAACATATTAAAAAATGCAGGTGAAAACTACGAATTAAATGTTCGTAATTTTGAAGAAGATAGTATGTACATTATGGCATGTACATTTATTTTAAGTTTCGTACATGGTTTTAATGTTGATTTAAAAAGACCCTTCTATTTTGATATTCCAGATAATACAACTGGAACAATGAAATATTATAGGACCACCTTTAATGGAGATTTTTCTGATATTACAGCTACAGAAAATGCACCTAAATTAACAGAAAAAGACTTTAAAGAATTACTGAACAACTTCGATAATATAGCCTTATGGAAAGAGAAATTCCCTCCAAATAGTTATATTTTTAGAGGATTCGGACTTATTAGTTTATTTGATGTTACTTCAGAAGAAATGTTGTCTTCTATTAAAGCAAACCTACTAAAAGGCGGACAAAATTTAATACCGAAGCTTCAAAGTAACTTAAGAGATTTTTACAGCATTAGAGATTTAAAATTAGGGTATTCTATTTTTGATAACGTAAATACCAAAATTTGTGAAACGCAGGTAAATAAATCCAATAGCCTAATTTTAAACCATGGAATAGAAATAAATTGCGACTCTAGCTACTTTTGCAACACCATTATGCAAAAAGTATTTAAAGATCATGAAACTTTTATTATTTCTGATGTAGCAGATTATGGAGTAAAAACAGGTAATAATCTTTTTTCTAAAAATCTTCAAGAAAATAACATTCAGAGTATCATATTAATTCCTATTAAAGCAACAAATAATGGAGATTTAGCTTTATTAGAAATTGCTTCACCAAGAGCTTATGATTTAAACTCTGTAAACATCAATAAATTAAAAGATATTATTCCTGTTTTTGAAGCCGCTGTTAAAAGAACTTCAGAAGAGCGTCAAAACATCTTAGAAGCTACCATTCAAGAAAATTACACATCCATACATAGTTCTGTAAAATGGCGTTTTTATGAAGCTGCAGAAAAATACCATACAACTCGTCAAACCAATACCAACGCAAAATTAGATGAAATTGTATTTAATGATGTGTATCCATTGTTTGGACAAAGTGACATAAAAGGATCTTCTGTTGCTAGAAATAAGGCAATTCAAGAAGATTTAACCACACAATTAACCTTAGCAATTACAGTATTAAAAGATGCTTGTAAAACAGAAAAACTCCCTATTTATAATGAGTTAATGTTTAGGGTTACTTCTTATTTAAATGATGTAAAAGAAGGGTTAAATGCAGGTGATGAAATAAATATTTTAGACTTTTTAAATAGAGAAATTTATCCTGTTTTTAATCATATTAACAAAATTAGCACAGAACTTTCTCAGAAAGTGAGTGTTTATATGAAACGTTTAGATAAAAATCTAAATGTAGTGTATGAAAAAAGGAAAGAATACGAGAATAGTGTTACACTTTTAAATGATAAACTGGCACAGTTCTTAGACAACAAACAAAAGCAAGCGCAAGAAATGTTTCCTCATTATTTTGAGCGATACAAAACAGATGGTGTAGAATACAACATGTACATTGGACAGGCTATTACAAAAAAGAAAAAGTTTGATGATCTGTATTTGTACAACCTTCGTTTATGGCAACTACAAACCACTTATGAAATGGAAAACTTAGCATTTTATGAGCGTAAAAACATGCAACATGATTTACAAGTTGCTTCCTTAATTCTAGTTCATAGCAATGCAATGGCTATTAAATTTAGAATGGATGAAAAGCAGTTTGATGTAGACGGTGCTTACAATATTAGGTACGAAATTATAAAAAAGAGAATTGATAAAGCAAACATAAAAGGAACTGATGAACGATTAACAGTTCCTGGTAAAATTGCCATTGTATACTCTCAAGACAAAGATGCTCTAGAATACATTAAATATATTAACTATTTACAATCTAAAAATCAATTAGGAAAAATTGAATTTTTAGAATTAGAAGATTTACAAGGCGCATCTGGTTTAAAAGCATTGCGTGTAGAAGTTATATATCAAACAAGTTTTGATGAAAACAAAACAATTACTTTTAATGATTTGATAAAAGAAATTGAAGCTTAA